In Centroberyx gerrardi isolate f3 chromosome 14, fCenGer3.hap1.cur.20231027, whole genome shotgun sequence, the genomic stretch GTTCAATGTTCAGTAGCATGTGTAGTATATGGCTGTTGACACTGTACGCTCTATACtttacacataaacaaacacatagaTACCCAGAATGTGCAACGGAGAGACTCACTGAACATTGGACCAAAATCTTGGCTCTACACTGAATTTCTTTGTGTGAAGAAGTCACTTCCATTTCTGCACAGCACCGCAGGCTTTTCACGTTATAAAGCTGCAGTAAACATGACTACACAAGCTAAACTGCAGCCATTATATTGTATATGCCACTGTATCAGTTGCataacccccccaaaaaactgtCACATGCGCTGTTTTTTCCTCCAGGGAATAttttgttggctttccatcctgcAACACCAATGCCCTTTTACCCACACAAACCCTAATCTCCAAACAGCACTCGCGCAGTATTATCAATAACAACACATCTGGGAAATGAGGGAAATggattgccccccccccccccccccccacacacacacacacacacaaaactgtgtACAAACACCCAACCTCATGAATATGCATTTGTTTGCCACTCTGTGGGTGTCGACATTGGTCCCCTTGTGTTTAAATTGCAGAATCTCTCCTTGTGTTTTTGCCTGTGAATGCCTGATTGAGCCGAACACTAAAAGGAGAAGTCAGCATTCAGGGTCTCTTGCAATGTGAGTGCCTAACTGCAtgctttttgtgtgtatattgttATATCAGTCTCCAACCTTTTTGTCAAAGATGGAAGGTctttttgtaaatgtaaaaaaactgCTTGATTACAAAGTCCTTGTGTAACAATTTCTACTTTTCCTCAACAGACCCAAGGAACAACACAATATGGAAACCATTGGAGAGATCGTCCCATTCGCTAAGGAGATGCTGGCCCAGCGGCCCAGCCGGGGCATGGTGAAGATCTACATGCTTGGCACCACTCTGGCCCTGTTCGGAGTGGTTGGTGGACTGCTGGAAACCGTCTGCCTACCGTTTGTGGAGCAGGAGGCTGTGGAGGATAGAGAGGTGGAGCTGAtcgtggaggagaagaaggagaagaaacagaTGTCGGAGTCACAGATTACCCTGATCAGCCCTGACGCTGTGGAAGAGCTGGAGACGATAGAGATCAGGGCCAAAGCCAAGCATCTGGTGGCTGCTGGGCAGAGAAGCAAAGCCAACCGCTTACATGCCTCTTAAagactctctcctctcctcaccacaTCCAATACAATGTTGACAGCACTCCAGATTTGGAAAAGGTGGTACATTAAATCACCATGGCACAAAACTGTTGAATTGGTCTCTTTGTGCTCATTCTGTTATAATAAGGTTGGTTAAATCTATTCATTTTATCCCTGCTGACTGGCAAAAAGCAGATGAAGGAGTAGATATACTGAAAACTGCAGGCGACAGCTGGTCTGGCTGCTGGGCAGCAGATGCTCTGTAATAAATTTGATGGTAAAAAATGGAATGtatgtgatttcatttcattttgcagtCTAATAAACctatttttcagttagcagctgATTCAGGTCGTCATTGTACCTGTTATATAGCCCTATTATCTTATCAGTGATGTCTGCAAGACTTCACCCCCGAAAAAGATTCACTTAAAATGACAAATCATAATTAGTGATTATTTGGACATTCAATTTAAGTAACATTGCATACTGGGGATGGGCTTTGAAATGCAGATTATAATAATGGTATTTATGGTAATTTTAATAAAGTGGCCATGAAACTGTTCTGCATTTGGCCTTGGCACATTTGGACACTTTTATCTAATGTGTAAAGAGAGAATGTTCATGTGTCCCCCATGAAAAAACAACTGCCTGTTCTCCCATGTAAGTTACTGAAAATGATGGCTACGCTTCAGATAAAATTGCCAGATGCAGTTTTATTGTAAGACACGAGGGGGCGGCAGTAAAGACTTCTTCGACTGTCAGATAATTTCAACATCCGCCTGGCAAGGGGAAATGACGTCACAGATTAGCACCGTGTTTACTAGTAGCGGTAGCGGCCAAATGGTTATCAGACAAGTAGAGGGATTTTGACTATAAAACAGTTTAATACAGAGAGTAGAGACCAAAGAGTTACGGATGGCGGATCCTGCGGTGGCATCAGGAGGTTCGCTCAATGTAGGAGGGGTAAGAGAATGTTTTTACACTCATTATCAAAAGAAAGCATCCAAGTTAACGTTATATGACAACGGCGGCGGCTCAGAGACTAGTCAGAGGAAAGAGAGCCGTCCGTGTTGAAATATCCTTTCAACAGCAAAGAAACGTAAAGCTAGCTAGCACCAcgcattttattttaaacaagTAACTTACTGCTGTTTCCTGTATGAACCTGTTTCACTTCATTACAGGCTACACATTTCCGTATCACTTCCATATGTAAAATGCTACCGGACGCTCGCGCGTCAGAACTCGTGATGTGATGCCTCCATCTGAATATGTTACAATGTAACAGTGTACATCTGCACGTTTTGGCCATATTTCTGAACACAGGTTACCGCCCTTTGTAAATCTTATGATGTGAATAACTTACAATGCATATTTGCACGTCTGGCCACATTTCTGTGTATCTGTTCTTTTATCCATACACCTGACATTTCCATATCCGCTTCAAACCTGTAAATATATTGTTAAGATGCTCAATCTCTATTCCTTGAATCTTGCGTCCTTGAATAACTTGTATCATCTTCAGTACTGTATGGGCTGGTTGCTCGCACATGGAGTAAGCCCGGTACTAGACtaagatttcattttcaatggagATCTCCATTGGTGTAAAGTTTTTATTCTACGGCTAGGCTTTATCTATGTCCGAGCAACCAGCCCTATTTGTCTTATTCTTGCTTAtatcctattctctgctgctgtgataaGTCAATTTCCTCATGTCAGTCATTCAAGCTTCATCTAAGTTTCCTGATAACTTCCCTGATAAATCTCCACCCACTGTATCTgccattttctgtgtgtttttgcagcGTTCAGGCAGCGGTAAAGCTGCTTCCAGCCCGGCGGAGAACTACCACCTGGCCCGGCGTCGCACCCTGCAGGTTGTGGTGAGCGCCCTGCTGACGGAGTGTGGCTTCGAGAGCGCAGAGAAGGCAGCTGTGGAGTCGCTCACTGAGATGATGCAGAGCTGTATGTgggaatcatctgtgttttcatcCTAAAGTGAAGCCCCCATGTTAGGGATGTGCCCAAGTTCATTTTCTCTCAGTCGACTATTCTGTGTGAAAGAATATTCTAATATTTTGTCCATGACAAAATATACAAAGACTAAAGCAGATTATGGACAATTATTTTAATGATGTATCTCGATAttgaaatatattgattttgatATTCAAGTCAGTTTTATGACCAATCCCTACCTCACATTAGTAAATTGCGTAGACCTGGTATACTCTGCAGAGATTCATCCGAAACACCCTGTgtattctgtttctttttcagatTTAACCGAAATAGGCCGCTGTGCTAAAGCGTACTGTGAACACACAGCCAGAAGCGTCCCCACCCTCTCAGATGCAGTCGTCACACTCGTTGAAATGGGTGAGTGCAGGAAGACGCCAACATAACTATCACACGATGCTACAGCACTGCTCAACTCAAGACCGATGGCATCatttaatctgtgtgtgtcactgcaggTTTCAATGTGGACACTCTCCCTGTGTATGCCAAAAGATCGCAGAGGATGGTTATAACTGCTCGTAAGTCGGCACTCTACTCTCCACTGTTAATACTGAAACTTATGGACTGTGAGATTGACTGAATACATGTATTTAAGAGTAGTCTGAATTTCTTTAAGTAGTTTGGATTTAAATACGATAGCTGTGCAAAAATTAACTGCCAAACTTTGTTGTGAACTGGTTTTCTTGTTCGATAGAACCTGGATTTCACTCAAATTTTGGGATTTTCTGAATTTCAGCTCCAGTGACGAACCCCCCTGTGGCTCCCAAAGCACTGACAGCTGGACAGAAACGCACACATCCCCCTCACATCCCCAGCCACTTCCCAGAGTTCCCCGACCCTCACACCTACATCAAAACCCCTGTGAGTCAGCAGCATTGTTCTGTTAAAAGCCAGGGGCCGTATTCACAAAGCTTCCTAAGAGTTGGTCCTAGCAGTGAAATCTAAGAAAATTCTTAGTTATGATGTTTTCTGAGAATTTCCCCTTAAACGAAGATTAAATCCTAGTAAAGATAAAAGCTATTGAAGAAGCATCTTAGCCCTTAAGAGAGCTCCTAAGGTGAAAAACTGTTAAGAGTACAGAGGAGGACTTTTCGGAGGCTTAGGAGTTTCttaagcagaggagaaaatggctgaAAGACGCAGAGGCAGGAGAAATTAGTTGGTTAAACTATATGGGCTATATGGTGAAGGCTGCTttgctctgatgaaggtcttGTGACCGAAAGCTTGCTTGATTTATTAAAGAAACTTGCATGGATCCAAGTGTGCAGAACCTTCTTCCTTAATACTGTTCTTCGGTCTTCTGGCACCTTAGCGCATTCAATAGTCATGAGTGCGGTGATCTTCTCAAAGAATCTAAACTATATGGGCCAAAATGAAAGTGATCATGTTGATATTTGGCAACAGGCAAAATGCAGCAGTGTAGAAGTGATGATTTGGGTCTATGCAACTCTTCATCAGCAgaataatcacacaaacaacTATAGCTAAAAAACAAAGCCCTAAAAAAAATCTCATCCCTGATTCACATGCTCCTAGTTATAAGTAAATAAAGATTAAGTGTTGATTCAACCTGAACAACAtagaaaaaacacttttcaccaCTGCATTGAGATTTCAACCTTGCAGAGCCTTTATTTCATACAGCGAAGACACTTCACAAAGTCGCCCACTGAACTGCTCTGTCCTTCCTCCACTCAGACGTTCAGAGAGCCGGTGTCCGACTACCAGGTGGTGAGAGAGAAGGCGGCGTCCCAGAGGAGAGACGTGGAGCGGGCGCTCACGCGCTTCATGGCCAAGACCGGAGAAACACAGAGCCTCTTCAAAGATGACATCACCGCCTTCCCATGTGAGTGATGCGGACCCACCTCACCCATTTTTCAAAGATTCTTTTATATATGCCGACACTACCGATGCATATGTTGTATTTACATGAGTTATAACGCCTGTGATTGTGTTGCCAGTGATCGCAGCGCGGCCATGCGTCATCCCATACCTAAGCGCCCTCCTGCCCTCTGAACTGGAGCTGCAGACTCTGGAGGAGACGGACTCCTCGGAGCAGGACGaccagacagacagcgagaacACGGCaggaaacatcatcactgtgagTCTTCACGGCAGCAGCGTGTCCAGTGTGTGGCACAGTAGAGACATTCATGCCGACGTGATCTCTCCCAGCGTTACGATGAATGGGGAATCTCCCGAGACTGTTAGCAAGGGTGCCGTTTTGTTAAATAtggaagcagagaggaaaaccAGGATCCCTTTATCATCTATCGCTTTCATTGTTGAGACATAATTTTGCTTCATCCATTTGTCTCGCCTGTTGCCGCTCATAATGGGGCTCTTGTAAAATCTTAATGGGATTTTCCACCCAATTACAAACCAGACCGTGCTCTTTGAGGCCTACATGACATTGAGTGCATCTTACATAAAACTGAGGGGTTTGGCTTGTTACTGAAGCGTTTCGCTCATTTGATGTCttttacaagaaaaaaagaaaaccctcTGAAGTTAACTGATCCAGTTTGCCTTTTCAAATGAATGTGCATACCATATGCTACTTGTTGTTCAGTGCAGAGCACACAAAGTCACATTTGCAAATGTTGTGAGGTCAGTCTTTTCTAGCAGATTCTAGAAAATCTGGCGGTTATTTATCGCTAATGatgcaggaaaacaaaaaaacaaatcactcTGGATCGAGGAGGTGACTGaattttgattgacaggcacagaaagatgaaaagatGCTACAGGAGGACCAAGGAGCAAGTCCAGGCCAGATGCAAAAATCTGCAAATACGAATATAAAAGCAAAATCATATTCATATGTATATGTGAACATGCATACAAGAGTGATTGACCACTCATGTGAATAGCATTTGTGGAATTTtactgttaaaggataaggctggtgttttttaatgcattgcttaccgtcaacaaatcctatgaaaataacaaaatcagcaatgattttgttttgccaacaagtctcatccatgtagccggtgcccaatgcagccatgtcccagcagccatagatcataaaaaaacggttaaaaacacttcaaagagccatgccgttgctctgggcaacatatttcatcatcgcgatgcaccgggccggccgactttttcctcaaacaacttaataagccggctgtaaacacgtttgcgatctcaggaaagtagttctgtagcactgaaaatagtccccggcgtaatgaagaatttgttcccatttgaatttgatttggtaataactacaacagcctgacttttcgtggtaacagttagcgatttttaaaattgaaactatgtctttgtgagttttatttcaaggtttttagcttacaactGGAGCCAGTGACTTCTGGGTTGATGGCTAAAAatggtacgtgggaagtcagaaagtaacgggagtagagcaaacgcattgttgattttgttattttcataggatttgttgacggtaagcaatgcattaaaaaacacaagccttatcctttaagtttgaTGTGTgggtatagtagtatagtatccTCAGTACTTATTTCCAGTCATACATCTCGGTTGTTGTTTCTCTTCGCCCCGCTCAGGACGATCCTGGAGCTGACAAGGAGAACTCCATGCTTCCCCCCAGCGGCGTCGTTCCCTCCGTCAAGGCCAGCGAGGAGAACATGATCGACAACCCGTACCTCCGGCCGGTCAAGAAACCCaaagtgaggaggaagaagtgagCGGAGTCCCGCTGCGACTGGAGCAAACAGACTCATATCTGCTCCGGCGGTCGGTGAATTCAGCAGTCCAGTCAGCTGCCTCCTTAGAGAGAAGCGGCCCGATTATTGAAGTGTGAGACCCGAGACCAGCGGCTGCTTTACCTGAGTGCTGCAGCCAGTACTGTCACTGACTTTGGTTACATCGACTTACTTCTATTGAAGATTAcaaactttgtttttcattatgtttcGGCAAGCACTcacttcattttctgtttcaaatttgttttattttgtaagcAATGTTGTCATAGTGTAATATACAAACGACACAGGAATCCAGTCATTTTGTGAATAATAAACAGGAaataactttcttttttttttaaccctgagatttttcagttttcttaaCAGTATTAGTCCAACACATTAGGAGCCTAACATTGGGGAGGAACATACTGAGACGCAAGAAACCATTTTGTATCGGTTTTGTGACACATTTTTCTGTCAGATTATATAATTAGTAGTACAAACTCAGGTATGccactctgctcctctgcttcaGGAACTCCTTTTCACAGTTTagctgaagagaaaaaaaaaacacagaagagcATTAGATGTTGCTTCATATAACATACTATGTGAATTTACCCCTCCCAACTGGATTCCTATgagcattttgttttcttattgcAATAAAAACATTGTAACTATTTTCCGGCAGCATCAGCTGTGTGTCATTTCTGTTCGGTTTCTGAAACTATAAAACGGCATGTTACTACACATCAAATTCTGAAGAAAGCCAGCTTGAATCATCTTATTGGTGGCTTTATGCTCTATGTGCAAAGGTCAGAGGAGCATTTTTGAATACCATCATGCTCAACagtcacatttttgtactgtGTGAAATGAGTTGGCAAAAATCCTGCCTCAACATTTTATGCACTGCTTGGCATTTGAGTTAATTCAACTTCTACGCTCCTAGAGAAAGTATGTGAAAGAAAACATTCACATACTGTTTATTTAATGAATCCTGGTTTTAGCATAAAATGTATATAAGAGGTTGTCTTTTTCTGGATGGCAAATTCTTCTTTCGTCATTAGTTTATAAGAAGCTAATATtgcaaaactggaaaaataaagaagcacCTACActtcaaaaatggaaaacattaatgaaatattacttGAGTATTGAAGGGACAATGTCGGTGgacagcaacaaagagaaacaatttCACAAGATATGGAGCTCAATTTATGAAGCTTTGTAGATAGCGGAGCCGCAAAATCACAATCACCCAGCATCCATAAAATTTAAGGAACCCTGttttcgtttttattttgttttgttttgttgtgtgttgtgtgtgtgtgtgtgtgtgtgtgtgtgtttgcgtgggtgtatgtgtgtgtgtgtacgtgtgtgtttgcgtgtgtgtgtgtatgtgtgataagtgtgtatatgtatgtgtgggtggggatGCTATATTACCTGTGATGACAACCATAGGTGACTGTATGATATTTGTGGATGAGCAACTTAAACAGGGTCAAATCATGAAAtttgtcttccttttttttattttttatttttttatttttttatttttttgaagaaatgatgattatgtaacatgttgaagattgaatgtattgtattcagacccttactcacccaataaaaaataattaaaaaaaaaaaaaaaaaaagaggttgtCTTTTTCATATGGTGACAAATCCTGCACTGGGGTTTCCTTGCTTCACCCACCTTCACCCTCAGTGACCTCTTCTCCAGCTGGGGCAGGCTGGACCAGTCTGGGGCCCCAAAGCACATGGGCCAGCTCACTTTCCTGCTCCTCACTGCATCAGGAGCGTAGGTCCCAGGGCTGCATGACACAATCACAGAACCAGCTGTCAGCTCGTTTCAACACTGCTGAAATGGAGCTGTCTCACTGTCCTACTCCCTCACCCCGGGCCGTCCTCAGCTGTACTGGACTGGCTTTGGAACCTCAGTGTGGTGGAGCTGAACGGTGTTTTGCCAGGAGGGGACACTCTGGACCAACTTTGATCCTGCTGGTACTTCTGCGGTGAAGGGGTCTCTGTCTGGTGGCAGCGGTGTGAAGACAGCGTTGATTAGTTCAACCTGACAGCTTTATCTTGTGAAAGGCTTTATACAGTATCACACTGCTTGAATGTGCTGTGAGTACAGAGGTTGCTTGATCAATTGACTAGTTTTGTGGCCTATTTTTCTCCCATTTACCTTGCTACAGGGCAGAAAGCGTGCAGCCGTCCTCGCAGAAAGAACATATCCTTTCTTACTCTCCGGTTTCTTCTGTAGGTCATACACTATGGTCCCAAACTGTGGAGCACATCAAAATCAAAGCCCTCTAGTCATATCCAGTGATGTGggaaaaggtgggtaaactaatgtaatcatcataaggcaaacaaccatcagtatgaacaaaaaaacaattctacTTTCAGAaatgcattgattttttttcttctttaatcTTGTGTAGACAGTTTGATGCTGCTTGTCGGCTTATTACGTG encodes the following:
- the g0s2 gene encoding G0/G1 switch protein 2 — its product is METIGEIVPFAKEMLAQRPSRGMVKIYMLGTTLALFGVVGGLLETVCLPFVEQEAVEDREVELIVEEKKEKKQMSESQITLISPDAVEELETIEIRAKAKHLVAAGQRSKANRLHAS
- the taf8 gene encoding transcription initiation factor TFIID subunit 8, yielding MADPAVASGGSLNVGGRSGSGKAASSPAENYHLARRRTLQVVVSALLTECGFESAEKAAVESLTEMMQSYLTEIGRCAKAYCEHTARSVPTLSDAVVTLVEMGFNVDTLPVYAKRSQRMVITAPPVTNPPVAPKALTAGQKRTHPPHIPSHFPEFPDPHTYIKTPTFREPVSDYQVVREKAASQRRDVERALTRFMAKTGETQSLFKDDITAFPLIAARPCVIPYLSALLPSELELQTLEETDSSEQDDQTDSENTAGNIITDDPGADKENSMLPPSGVVPSVKASEENMIDNPYLRPVKKPKVRRKK
- the LOC139924470 gene encoding ciliary microtubule-associated protein 3 — encoded protein: MSAAPLQRAVFGSCQERKLFPIHYAPNRLGNEMSRQEAPHRGPGCYDNHEFGTIVYDLQKKPESKKGYVLSARTAARFLPCSKTETPSPQKYQQDQSWSRVSPPGKTPFSSTTLRFQSQSSTAEDGPGPGTYAPDAVRSRKVSWPMCFGAPDWSSLPQLEKRSLRVKLNCEKEFLKQRSRVAYLSLYY